CGGGCTTTATGTTGAGCGCATCGAGTCCAAAGTTACAGCGCAGCTTTTACCAGCATCCATTGAAGAGTTTGTGTGATTTTGACAGAGACACAGAAAGCCTTCGCAATATGCAAGGAACCAGCGCCGTGTTTTTGTGGTGGATTTGGATCTGGAAAATCAGCAGCAGCAATAGCAAGAGCTATGGGACTAAAGACGCAATTCAAGGATTGCGATATTGCCTATTACTTGCCAACGTACCCACTAATCGAAGATATTGCATATCGACGTTTCCCGGAGTTATGCGAACGAAAGAATATTGCGTACAAACTGAATAAGTCCAGTGCGTTTATAGAGTTTCCAAGCGCGGGCCGAATCGTATTCAGGACCATGGAAAATCCAGAAAGGATTGTCGGCTATGAAGTCGCCCACAGCATCCTTGACGAATTGGATACCCTGCCCACGGAAAAGGCCCGGATGGTCTGGAACAAGGTGATAGCCCGCAACCGGCAGAAATGCTCATGGCCCAATACCGTGGCGGTCGCGACTACGCCAGAAGGATTCCGTTTTGTTTACGAGCGATGGGTCAAGAATCCCGCGCCGGGCTATGTGTTGTTCAAGGCCAGGACGATGGACAACGCCGCGAACCTGCCAGACGGCTACATCGACAATTTACGAAATGCCTACCCGTCAAACTTGCTTGCGGCATATCTGGAAGGCGAGTTCGTGAACCTGACCCATGGCCGTGTCTATGCCGAGTTCGACCGCGAAGCGAACAGCAGCGACGAAACGATCAAGCCGGGCGAACCGCTTTTCGTGGGCATGGACTTCAACGTGGGAAAAATGGCCGCCGTGATATGGGTTGTCCGTGGCAAAGATCCGCACGCGGTTGATGAGATCGTGAACGGATACGATACGCCAGACATGATCAGGCAGATCCAGGGCCGCTACCCTGGCCACAGAATAAACCTTTATCCCGATGCATCAGGTGGTGGCCGCCGGTCGGTTGACGCCAGCCAGTCAGAT
This sequence is a window from Desulfomicrobium macestii. Protein-coding genes within it:
- a CDS encoding terminase large subunit domain-containing protein, yielding MILTETQKAFAICKEPAPCFCGGFGSGKSAAAIARAMGLKTQFKDCDIAYYLPTYPLIEDIAYRRFPELCERKNIAYKLNKSSAFIEFPSAGRIVFRTMENPERIVGYEVAHSILDELDTLPTEKARMVWNKVIARNRQKCSWPNTVAVATTPEGFRFVYERWVKNPAPGYVLFKARTMDNAANLPDGYIDNLRNAYPSNLLAAYLEGEFVNLTHGRVYAEFDREANSSDETIKPGEPLFVGMDFNVGKMAAVIWVVRGKDPHAVDEIVNGYDTPDMIRQIQGRYPGHRINLYPDASGGGRRSVDASQSDLALLRQARFSVFVNGRNPAVKDRVLATNKLICSSGGRHVDQHPYEAKTSAP